A single window of Athene noctua chromosome 1, bAthNoc1.hap1.1, whole genome shotgun sequence DNA harbors:
- the DCUN1D5 gene encoding DCN1-like protein 5 isoform X2, with translation MPVKKKRKSSGSAAAAADDTGLKKCKLGRSQASGKVISGEEHFSSKKCLAWFYEYAGPDEVVGPEGMEKFCEDIGVEPENIIMLVLAWKLEAESMGFFTKEEWLKGMTSLQCDCTEKLQSKFDFLRSQLNDISSFKNIYRYAFDFARDKDQRSLDIDTAKSMLALLLGRTWPLFSVFYQYLEQSKYRVMNKDQWYNVLEFSRTVHADLSNYDEDGAWPVLLDEFVEWQKVRQAS, from the exons ATGCCGGTGAAGAAGAAGAGGAAGTCCTCGGGGTCGGCGGCTGCAGCGGCGGACGACACCGGCCTCAAGAAATGTAAACTCGGCAG ATCACAAGCCTCTGGTAAAGTAATAAGCGGAGAAGAACATTTTTCAAGCAAAAAGTGCCTGGCTTGGTTTTATGAATATGCAG gtCCCGATGAAGTTGTGGGACCCGAAGGAATGGAAAAGTTCTGTGAAGACATCGGTGTTGAGCCTGAAAAT ATTATTATGTTAGTTTTAGCCTGGAAACTAGAGGCTGAAAGCATGGGATTTTTTACCAAGGAAGAATGGTTAAAAGGAATGACCTCATTACA gTGTGACTGTACAGAAAAATTACAGAGTAAATTTGACTTCTTGCGGTCACAATTGAATGACATTTCATCCTTTAAGAATATCTACAGATATGCCTTTGATTTTGCAAGG GATAAAGACCAGCGAAGTCTTGATATTGATACTGCAAAATCCATGTTAGCTCTTCTGCTTGGAAGAACTTGGCCACTGTTTTCAGTATTCTATCAATACCTGGAG caatcaaAGTATAGAGTTATGAACAAGGATCAGTGGTACAATGTACTGGAGTTCAGCAGAACTGTCCATGCAGACCTTAGCAACTACGATGAAGATGGTGCAT GGCCTGTACTTCTGGATGAATTTGTTGAATGGCAAAAAGTTCGTCAAGCGTCATAG
- the DCUN1D5 gene encoding DCN1-like protein 5 isoform X1: protein MPVKKKRKSSGSAAAAADDTGLKKCKLGSYCRSQASGKVISGEEHFSSKKCLAWFYEYAGPDEVVGPEGMEKFCEDIGVEPENIIMLVLAWKLEAESMGFFTKEEWLKGMTSLQCDCTEKLQSKFDFLRSQLNDISSFKNIYRYAFDFARDKDQRSLDIDTAKSMLALLLGRTWPLFSVFYQYLEQSKYRVMNKDQWYNVLEFSRTVHADLSNYDEDGAWPVLLDEFVEWQKVRQAS, encoded by the exons ATGCCGGTGAAGAAGAAGAGGAAGTCCTCGGGGTCGGCGGCTGCAGCGGCGGACGACACCGGCCTCAAGAAATGTAAACTCGGCAG CTATTGCAGATCACAAGCCTCTGGTAAAGTAATAAGCGGAGAAGAACATTTTTCAAGCAAAAAGTGCCTGGCTTGGTTTTATGAATATGCAG gtCCCGATGAAGTTGTGGGACCCGAAGGAATGGAAAAGTTCTGTGAAGACATCGGTGTTGAGCCTGAAAAT ATTATTATGTTAGTTTTAGCCTGGAAACTAGAGGCTGAAAGCATGGGATTTTTTACCAAGGAAGAATGGTTAAAAGGAATGACCTCATTACA gTGTGACTGTACAGAAAAATTACAGAGTAAATTTGACTTCTTGCGGTCACAATTGAATGACATTTCATCCTTTAAGAATATCTACAGATATGCCTTTGATTTTGCAAGG GATAAAGACCAGCGAAGTCTTGATATTGATACTGCAAAATCCATGTTAGCTCTTCTGCTTGGAAGAACTTGGCCACTGTTTTCAGTATTCTATCAATACCTGGAG caatcaaAGTATAGAGTTATGAACAAGGATCAGTGGTACAATGTACTGGAGTTCAGCAGAACTGTCCATGCAGACCTTAGCAACTACGATGAAGATGGTGCAT GGCCTGTACTTCTGGATGAATTTGTTGAATGGCAAAAAGTTCGTCAAGCGTCATAG